In Sylvia atricapilla isolate bSylAtr1 chromosome 27, bSylAtr1.pri, whole genome shotgun sequence, one genomic interval encodes:
- the DAD1 gene encoding dolichyl-diphosphooligosaccharide--protein glycosyltransferase subunit DAD1 — translation MAGSVRAVARRFLSEYGGGTAGRLKALDAFLLYVLLTGALQFGYCLGVGTFPFNSFLSGFISAVGSFILGVCLRIQINPQNKGEFQGISPERAFADFLFANTILHLVVINFVG, via the exons ATGGCGGGCTCTGTGCGGGCCGTGGCGCGGCGCTTCTTATCCGAGTACGGCGGCGGCACCGCCGGGCGCCTCAAGGCGCTGGACGCTTTCCTGCTCTACGTGCTGCTCACCGGCGCGCTGCAGTTCGGATACTGCCTCGGCGTCGGCACCTTCCCCTTCAACTCTTTCCTCAGCGGCTTCATCTCCGCCGTCGGCAGCTTCATCCTGGGCG TTTGCCTCCGGATCCAGATCAACCCCCAGAACAAGGGCGAGTTCCAGGGCATCTCACCCGAGCGGGCGTTCGCCGATTTCCTCTTTGCCAACACCATCCTCCATCTCGTCGTCATCAACTTTGTTGGCTGA
- the LOC136372116 gene encoding olfactory receptor 6E1-like: protein MNHTTVVEFVLLGLASSRHLEITLFLCLGIAYFLILLGNISVITITLTNNLLRTPMYYFLRNFALLEITFTSTFLPSTLYSLLTERKTISLPGCFLQMLFFYCLGTCTLFHMAVMSLDRYVAICHPLHYTAIMNNRLCLQLILGCWALSFLSMFPPTIMIMQLPFCGPNIMNHFYCDASLLLELSCTDTGFIEELLFITLIIILPGTLIVTAVSYGCIIVTILHIPSSAGRRKAFSTCSAHLIVVTVFYSTCIYRYIRPEQRGGQDSDKVLSLFFSVLTQTLNPYIYSLRNRQVKQALKERVLKFSGSLRQM, encoded by the coding sequence ATGAACCACACAACTGTAGTGGAATTTGTCCTCCTGGGACTGGCTAGCAGCCGCCATTTGGAGATCACCCTCTTTCTGTGCCTTGGCATTGCCTATTTCTTGATCCTGCTTGGAAACATTTCTGTCATCACCATCACTCTGACGAATAACCTCCTCCGGACCCCGATGTACTACTTCCTCAGGAATTTTGCCCTCTTGGAAATCACTTTCACCTCTACATTCCTTCCCAGCACCCTGTACAGCCTCCTGACAGAGAGAAAGACAATTTCCCTGCCTGGTTGCTTCCTTCAGATGCTGTTTTTCTACTGCCTGGGTACCTGCACACTCTTCCACATGGCAGTGATGTCCTTGGACCGCTACGTTGCCATTTGCCACCCTTTGCATTACACAGCCATCATGAACAACAGGCTTTGCCTGCAGCTGATCCTGGGCTGCTGGGCACTGAGttttctctccatgtttcctcCCACCATTATGATCATGCAGTTGCCATTTTGTGGCCCCAATATCATGAACCACTTTTACTGTGACGCTTCCCTGTTGTTGGAGCTgtcctgcacagacacaggcTTCATTGAAGAGCTGTTGTTTATCACACTCATCATCATCCTCCCTGGCACCTTGATAGTAACTGCTGTTTCTTATGGCTGCATTATTGTCACCATCTTGCATATACCATCATCTGCAGGCAGAAGGAAGGCGTTTTCCACTTGCTCAGCTCACCTCATTGTGGTGACGGTGTTTTACAGCACGTGTATTTACAGATACATCCGCCCAGAGCAGCGAGGTGGGCAGGACTCTGACAAAGTTCTTTCCTTATTCTTCTCTGTGCTGACTCAGACACTCAACCCGTACATCTACTCACTCAGGAACAGGCAAGTCAAGCAAGCTTTAAAGGAGAGAGTTCTGAAGTTTTCTGGCTCCCTGAGGCAGATGTGA